The uncultured Trichococcus sp. DNA segment AGTTCAGCCAACGAAGAGGAAGCAGACACAAACGAAGAAAAGAAATTGGTCGGCATGATGGGGATAGAATCCCTGTATGATGATGAGCTGGACGGCAGTGATGGTGAAGTCACTTACCAGGAGGATTCCAACGGCTACCTGATTCCGGGAACGCAGATCCAGGAGGAGGAGCCAATCGAAGGCGATGATCTTTACTTGACGCTCGACAGCCGCCTGCAGATTTATCTGGAAAGCCTGATGTCGCAAGTGTATGCAGAGGCCGAACCGGAATCGATGACAGCTATGTTGGTCGATCCGGACACCGGCGCAATCCTTGCGGCTTCGCAGCGGCCCACCTTCAACGCCACAACCAAAGAGGGCATCGATGCGCAATGGCAGAATCTGTTAGTGGAGGATACCTATGAACCTGGTTCCACTTTCAAAATTCTGACCTTGGCGGCAGCCGTGAACGAAGGGGTGTTCAGCCCGTTTGCGACCTACACCTCCGGCAATGTGGAAGTGGAAGGCGGCACCATCCGTGACTACAATAAAGATGGTTGGGGCAATATCACCTATCTTGAAGGGTTGGCGCGCTCAAGTAACGTGGCTTTCGTGAAGCTGGTGCAAACGATGGGCTACGATGTTTGGGAGTCCTACATGAAAGCTTTCGGCATCGGCCAATCAACCGATTCAGGACTGGAAAACGAGGCGACAGGGAATTACAGCTATACGTATCCGCTTGAGAAGGCGAATACGGCATTCGGACAAGGGGTGACCGTTACCCCATTCCAATTGATGCAAGCATTTACGGCAATCGCAAATGAGGGCACCATGATGAAGCTGAACTATTTGGATCATACAGAAGATCCGAATACGGGTGAGGTCACCGTTATCGAGCCGCAAGAAGCGGGAGCTCCGATCACGGCAGAGACCGCCCAAACGGTCCAGACTTACCTGAAAGAAGTCGTATATAACGAAAATGGGTCCGGCCAAGCATACCAGATTGAAGGTGCAGAAATCGCCGCAAAAACAGGTACAGCGGAAGTGGTGAATTCCACAACAGGCGAGTATTACACTGGCTATTCCAATTACCTTTATTCGGTAGTCGGATTCGCTCCGGCGGATGATCCCAGCTACATCCTGTATTTGACCATGAAACGGCCCGCAAATTTGGACAGTCTGAATGGCTCCAAGTATCTGTCGAAAATATTCAATCCATTCATGACAAGAGCAATCGAGTACGACAACCTGAATACGGAAGTGACCGGGGACGTCAACCAAGCCTCGATGCCGGAAGTGACAAATTTATCCAAAGATGAAGCGTTGGCGGCTCTGACTGCTGTCGGCTACAATGATACAGCAATCATCGGCAGCGGCAGCCGAATCGTCCAGCAATACCCATACACAGGAACACAGACGATCACGAACCAGAAGACGATCCTCATGACTGAAGGCGCGATGACGATGCCTGATGTTTACGGTTGGTCAAAAGACGATG contains these protein-coding regions:
- a CDS encoding penicillin-binding protein → MKKTANPQKNRKKMTRIMVGLTGLLFLVFIFRFSMIMITKKVNGENLSEHVNNLYTRSSILAAKRGTIYDIGGNPIALDATSYSLVGVLTDEWSADTENPNHIVDKEKTAEILAQYISMSKEEILTILNQEDLKQVEFGSAGTNLNYATKSSIEAEELPGITFEETPSRLYPNGIFASHLVGFAQSSANEEEADTNEEKKLVGMMGIESLYDDELDGSDGEVTYQEDSNGYLIPGTQIQEEEPIEGDDLYLTLDSRLQIYLESLMSQVYAEAEPESMTAMLVDPDTGAILAASQRPTFNATTKEGIDAQWQNLLVEDTYEPGSTFKILTLAAAVNEGVFSPFATYTSGNVEVEGGTIRDYNKDGWGNITYLEGLARSSNVAFVKLVQTMGYDVWESYMKAFGIGQSTDSGLENEATGNYSYTYPLEKANTAFGQGVTVTPFQLMQAFTAIANEGTMMKLNYLDHTEDPNTGEVTVIEPQEAGAPITAETAQTVQTYLKEVVYNENGSGQAYQIEGAEIAAKTGTAEVVNSTTGEYYTGYSNYLYSVVGFAPADDPSYILYLTMKRPANLDSLNGSKYLSKIFNPFMTRAIEYDNLNTEVTGDVNQASMPEVTNLSKDEALAALTAVGYNDTAIIGSGSRIVQQYPYTGTQTITNQKTILMTEGAMTMPDVYGWSKDDVLKVAEIAGINFTFEGEGYVVFQSLETGSILNAATEVQVILE